From a single Flavobacterium sp. genomic region:
- a CDS encoding MotA/TolQ/ExbB proton channel family protein → MSIFLQADSLAIASQVVAEAQPTEQTLSMWSLLTSGGIGGQLIMLVLFIQLFFALFLYFERLMAINKASKIDASFMNNIKMNIMSGKIDAAKMLCAQTNSPVARLIEKGISRIGKPLEDINTAIENAGNLELYKLEKNTSMLATISGAGPMVGFLGTVVGMILAFHKMASGGGQIEVGALAEGIYTAMTTTVVGLVVGIIAYVGYNHLVVKTNKVVNQMEANAVDFLDLLNEPV, encoded by the coding sequence ATGAGTATATTTCTTCAAGCAGATAGTTTAGCCATAGCAAGTCAAGTAGTGGCTGAAGCTCAACCAACTGAACAAACTTTATCAATGTGGAGTTTATTAACTAGTGGTGGTATTGGCGGTCAGTTAATTATGTTAGTTCTTTTTATACAATTATTTTTTGCCTTGTTCCTATATTTTGAACGATTAATGGCAATTAATAAAGCGTCAAAAATAGATGCTAGCTTTATGAATAATATTAAAATGAATATTATGTCGGGTAAGATTGATGCCGCAAAAATGTTGTGTGCACAAACAAATTCTCCTGTAGCTCGATTAATTGAAAAAGGAATTTCTCGAATTGGAAAACCACTTGAAGACATAAATACAGCTATTGAAAATGCAGGTAATTTAGAATTATACAAATTAGAAAAGAACACAAGTATGTTGGCTACTATTTCTGGAGCCGGACCTATGGTTGGTTTCCTTGGTACAGTTGTTGGTATGATTCTTGCTTTCCATAAAATGGCTAGCGGCGGTGGTCAAATTGAGGTTGGCGCATTAGCAGAAGGAATTTATACTGCTATGACCACTACAGTTGTAGGATTAGTAGTTGGAATTATAGCTTACGTTGGGTATAACCATTTAGTTGTAAAAACTAATAAAGTGGTGAATCAAATGGAAGCTAACGCTGTAGATTTCTTAGATTTATTAAACGAACCTGTATAA
- a CDS encoding ExbD/TolR family protein, with amino-acid sequence MKLGKTRNKVSTEFNMSSMTDIVFLLLIFFMLTSTMVTTNALDLVLPKAKGKTDSNKSTSVSIDKDLNFFIDKDKVNEADLENQLLALFATSKDKAIVLRAEKSVPHEKVVKVMEIAYRNQIKMVIAVNPK; translated from the coding sequence ATGAAGTTAGGTAAAACAAGAAATAAAGTATCAACAGAATTCAATATGTCGTCAATGACCGACATAGTGTTCTTGTTGCTTATCTTTTTCATGCTAACTTCCACTATGGTAACTACTAATGCTCTAGATTTAGTATTGCCAAAAGCAAAGGGGAAAACTGATAGTAATAAAAGTACTTCGGTAAGTATTGATAAAGATTTGAATTTCTTCATTGATAAAGATAAAGTAAACGAAGCCGATTTGGAAAACCAATTATTGGCTTTGTTTGCTACTTCTAAAGATAAAGCTATCGTATTGCGTGCAGAGAAATCTGTTCCACATGAAAAGGTGGTTAAAGTAATGGAAATTGCATATCGAAATCAAATTAAAATGGTTATTGCGGTTAATCCTAAATAG
- a CDS encoding energy transducer TonB: MKFLETPEEKKSFTVTSVIFVILFLLFTIFGLTYMDPPPENGIAVNFGTSDTGSGEIQPTEPVQMSPDQAQSEPVPAEEDDILTQDEEAPVILPKKDIKKPVTKPSETKPVVKPTETKPTKPSNSALNSIIKGPKQDGTSQSGHGDDSEGGDKGKENGSLYANSFYGNGSGDGIGTGKGTGWGLAGRKLAGNSKKVQDCNESGKVVVKVWVNRQGSVIKAERSQGTTNTNPCLVNPALETAKTFKWQPDANAPDTQIGFVVVNFQVGE, translated from the coding sequence ATGAAATTTTTAGAAACACCTGAAGAAAAAAAATCATTCACAGTAACGTCGGTTATTTTTGTGATACTTTTTCTTTTGTTTACTATTTTCGGACTAACATACATGGATCCTCCACCAGAAAACGGTATTGCGGTTAACTTTGGAACTAGCGATACAGGTAGTGGTGAAATTCAACCAACAGAGCCTGTGCAAATGTCTCCCGATCAAGCGCAGTCAGAACCTGTTCCAGCAGAAGAAGACGATATCTTAACACAAGATGAAGAGGCGCCAGTAATATTGCCAAAAAAAGATATTAAAAAACCAGTTACTAAGCCTTCTGAAACAAAACCTGTGGTTAAACCAACAGAAACTAAGCCAACAAAACCTAGTAACAGTGCTTTAAACAGTATTATAAAAGGTCCAAAACAAGATGGTACTTCACAATCAGGTCATGGAGATGATTCTGAAGGTGGAGATAAAGGAAAAGAAAATGGAAGCTTGTATGCCAATAGCTTTTATGGTAATGGCTCCGGAGATGGAATTGGGACAGGAAAAGGAACAGGTTGGGGTTTAGCAGGTAGAAAACTAGCAGGAAATAGCAAAAAAGTACAGGATTGTAATGAGTCTGGAAAGGTTGTTGTTAAGGTTTGGGTAAACCGCCAAGGTAGTGTAATAAAAGCTGAACGTTCTCAAGGTACAACCAATACAAATCCTTGTTTAGTTAATCCAGCACTAGAAACTGCCAAAACTTTCAAATGGCAACCCGACGCTAATGCACCAGATACTCAAATTGGTTTTGTGGTTGTGAATTTCCAAGTAGGAGAATAA
- a CDS encoding folylpolyglutamate synthase/dihydrofolate synthase family protein produces the protein MTYQETTAWLFDQLPMFQMQGASAYKKDLTNTLLLVEHLHHPETKFKSIHVAGTNGKGSTSSMIASILQEAGYKVGLYTSPHLKDFRERIRINHEMISEEFVVDFVALNKSFFEENQLSFFEMTVGLAFDYFAKEQVDVAVIEVGMGGRLDSTNVITPLVSVITNIGLDHTQFLGDTLPKIAAEKAGIIKSNIPVVIGEYSDETKAVFVAKSKIENAPIYFAQDNPEVFYECALLGHYQIHNKKTVLQTTELLQSQFKIEENHIMLGLKNVILNTGLLGRWQILKQKPFVVCDTAHNSHGLKVVVSQISKHQFETLHVVLGVVNDKDLDTVLPLFPKNAKYYFCKPNLPRGLNAELLQVKAANFGLQGEVFDSVSSAYIAALDAAQDADFIYIGGSTFVVAEIV, from the coding sequence ATGACGTATCAAGAAACAACAGCATGGTTATTTGACCAGTTACCGATGTTTCAAATGCAAGGCGCTTCTGCGTATAAGAAAGATTTGACCAATACTTTATTGTTGGTCGAACATTTGCATCATCCCGAAACTAAATTTAAATCCATTCATGTAGCGGGGACCAATGGAAAAGGTTCAACATCGTCTATGATTGCTTCAATTTTGCAAGAAGCGGGTTATAAAGTTGGATTGTATACATCGCCACATTTAAAAGATTTTCGAGAACGTATTCGTATTAATCACGAAATGATTTCTGAAGAATTTGTGGTTGATTTTGTAGCTCTCAATAAGTCTTTTTTTGAAGAGAATCAGTTGAGTTTTTTTGAAATGACCGTTGGCTTAGCCTTTGATTATTTTGCAAAAGAGCAAGTTGATGTAGCTGTAATTGAAGTGGGAATGGGGGGTAGGTTAGATTCTACCAATGTAATTACTCCATTAGTTTCTGTAATTACCAATATTGGTTTAGATCATACGCAATTTTTAGGGGATACTTTGCCAAAAATAGCTGCAGAAAAAGCTGGAATTATCAAATCGAATATTCCAGTTGTAATAGGTGAATATTCAGATGAAACAAAAGCAGTTTTTGTTGCTAAATCTAAAATAGAAAATGCCCCAATTTATTTCGCACAAGATAATCCAGAAGTTTTTTACGAATGTGCTTTATTAGGACATTATCAAATTCATAACAAGAAAACGGTTCTTCAAACCACCGAATTATTACAATCGCAATTTAAAATCGAAGAAAATCATATTATGTTAGGTTTGAAAAATGTAATTCTAAATACAGGATTGCTTGGTAGATGGCAAATTTTAAAACAAAAACCTTTTGTAGTTTGCGATACGGCGCATAATAGTCACGGTTTAAAAGTGGTAGTAAGTCAAATAAGCAAACATCAATTTGAAACACTTCATGTGGTTTTGGGTGTTGTAAATGATAAGGATTTAGATACTGTTTTGCCTTTGTTTCCAAAAAATGCAAAATATTATTTCTGTAAACCCAATCTTCCTCGTGGACTGAATGCAGAATTATTACAAGTTAAAGCAGCTAATTTTGGTTTGCAAGGAGAAGTATTTGATTCTGTTTCAAGTGCTTATATTGCAGCATTAGATGCCGCTCAAGATGCTGATTTTATTTATATTGGTGGAAGTACTTTTGTAGTGGCTGAAATTGTTTAA